In the genome of Amphiura filiformis chromosome 4, Afil_fr2py, whole genome shotgun sequence, one region contains:
- the LOC140149978 gene encoding low affinity immunoglobulin epsilon Fc receptor-like, with protein sequence MYQLGERACLTDWSEFENTCYFVSTVDKPFSDSLTTCEDFGGSLVSIHSQSEQDFVTGIIPSSGSWIGLNDIRNESYFLWTDGTEVNFTAWSPGEPNDYGDGEDCTQLADFDEDDIWMWNDYPCHGVLPLICKQAKHIDLVDIQRLFVSITR encoded by the exons ATGTATCAATTAGGAG AGAGGGCCTGTCTCACTGATTGGagtgaatttgaaaacacctgttATTTTGTGAGTACTGTGGATAAACCTTTCTCTGATTCTCTAACAACATGCGAGGATTTTGGCGGCAGTTTGGTCAGCATTCATAGTCAGTCAGAACAAGACTTTGTCACAG GAATAATACCATCTTCAGGTTCTTGGATTGGACTAAACGACATTAGAAATGAAAGTTATTTCCTTTGGACTGATGGCACAGAG GTCAACTTCACTGCCTGGTCTCCAGGAGAACCTAATGATTACGGCGACGGGGAGGATTGTACGCAGTTAGCTGATTTTGACGAAGACGATATTTGGATGTGGAATGATTATCCTTGCCATGGTGTATTACCACTCATCTGCAAGCAAGCCAAGCACATTGATCTAGTTG atATTCAAAGGCTCTTTGTAAGCATTACTCGATAG
- the LOC140149979 gene encoding uncharacterized protein, which produces MEWLEQQAVATAPITCKPRMWKRYVDDVLEIIIKGAAPELTDHINPIDITGNIKFTHEIGGQIPFLDTLITRKEDGSIKLLVYRKKTHTDQYLHFTSHHPLEHKISVVNTLMDRKEKVVTEPADKAIEEGKIKHALKQCGYPDWAFNKTRKDKTSQQTKSKNKSDTNRKSRLVVVPFVEGLSHKVRRIFNKHDVATAFKPHKTIRNILVHPKDKRDISQTSDCVYEIPCKNCI; this is translated from the coding sequence atggaatggCTGGAACAACAAGCAGTAGCTACAGCCCCTATCACATGCAAGCCTAGAATGTGGAAACGTTACGTCGACGACGTGTTAGAAATTATCATCAAGGGGGCCGCGCCCGAATTAACAGACCACATCAATCCAATTGACATTACAGGGAACATCAAGTTTACTCATGAGATAGGAGGTCAAATTCCCTTCTTAGATACCCTCATTACTCGCAAAGAAGACGGCTCAATCAAGTTACTTGTGTACCGGAAAAAGACTCATACGGACCAGTACTTGCATTTCACATCTCACCATCCATTAGAACATAAAATCAGTGTTGTGAATACGCTCATGGACAGGAAAGAAAAAGTAGTCACAGAACCAGCGGACAAGGCAATCGAAGAGGGTAAAATTAAACATGCGCTGAAACAATGCGGATACCCTGATTGGGCTTTCAACAAGACACGCAAGGACAAGACCAGTCAGCAGACAAAGTCTAAAAATAAAAGCGACACGAACAGGAAAAGTCGGTTGGTCGTGGTTCCTTTTGTGGAAGGATTATCACACAAAGTTAGGAGGATTTTCAACAAACACGATGTAGCGACAGCTTTCAAACCACATAAAACAATTCGCAATATCTTAGTTCACCCTAAGGACAAACGGGACATATCACAAACCTCGGACTGCGTCTATGAAATCCCATGCAAGAATTGTATATAA